The segment TCAACTACATCACCGGCTATGCCCAGCCCGAGGATCTGGAGGCGCTGGTCGTCTCGCCCCTCAACATGAAAACGACCCTGATCGAGCTGATCGGCAAGGAGATGGCCTCAGCCGCCGAGGGCAAGCCGGCCGCCATCTGGGTCAAGCTGAATGCGCTCGTCGATCCGGAGATCATCGACGCCCTGTACCGCGCCAGCCAGTGCGGCGTGCGGATCGAACTGGTCGTGCGCGGCATCTGCTGCCTGCGCCCCGGCGTGGCGGGCCTGTCGGAGAACATCCGGGTCAAGTCGATCGTCGGCCGCTTCCTGGAGCATAGCCGCATCATCTGCTTCGCCAACGGCCGCGACCTTCCGCACGACAAGGCCAGGGTCTTCATCTCTTCCGCCGACTGGATGACCCGTAACCTGGACCGGCGTGTCGAGATCATGACGCCGGTCTTCAACGCCACGGTCCACGACCAGGTCCTGGACCAGATCATGGTCGCCAATCTGAAGGACGACGCCCAGAGCTGGGTTCTCGGCGCCGACGGTCATTACACCCGGGTGCAACCGGTGGACCCGGAGCGGCCCTTCTCGGCTCACAAATACTTCATGACCAACCCCAGCCTGTCAGGCCGTGGCCGCAAGGTGAAGAACAAGCCGCAGGAGCTGCGCTACGACCGGCCGACTCTATGACGGATGGGTTCACCGCCCCGCGTGAGGCGGCTGTCATCGACATCGGTTCCAACTCGGTCCGGATGGTCCTCTACCGGCTGGAAGGCCGGGCGATCTGGACCGTGTTCAACGAAAAGGTCCTGGCCGGCCTCGGCCGCGACCTGTCCGGGACGGGCCGGCTGTCTGAAGCCGGTGTCGAGATGGCGATGACCACGCTTCGCCGGTTCGCGGCGGTCCTGGAAGGCGTGCGCCCCGCCTATACCTTCGTCGCCGCGACCGCTGCCGTGCGCGAGGCCGAGGATGGTCCCGACTTCTGTGATCGGGTGGCGGCCGAGACCGGGCTCCAGGTCCGCGTCCTCACAGGCGAGGAAGAGGCCCACTATTCCGCCCTGGGCGTCATGGCCGGCGACCCGCGCGCCGAGGGCCTTGCGGCTGACATGGGCGGGTCCAGCCTTGAGCTGATCCGCATCGGCGGAGGCAAGGTCGAGCCGGGCGTCACCCTGGCCCTGGGGCCGTTCGCCCTGGCCGACCCGAAGGGTTTCGATGCGATCCGACTGCGCGACATGATCGCCGAACGTCTGAAGCCCGTCAGCACGCGATTCAGCGCAGACGGACTCCACGCGGTCGGCGGCGGCTGGCGATCCCTGGCCCAGCTGCATATGGAGATGAGCGGCTATCCGCTGCGGATCGTCCACCAGTATGCCATGAGCGCCGAGGACGCGCGCGGCGTGGCCCGGTTCGTGGCCCAGCAGTCCAGGGCCTCGCTTGACCGGTTGCCGGGGGTATCCAGGCGGCGGGCCGAGACCCTGCCTTATGCTGCCCTGGTGCTGGAGGGCCTGATCGATGCCCTGTCGCTGAAGCGTGTCGTTTTCTCCGCCTGGGGCCTGCGCGAAGGCCTGCTCTACGAGACGCTCGACCACGACGAGGCGCCGGCCGACCCCCTGATCGCGGGGTGTGCGGCGCTGGGTGCGCGCCAGGGCATCTCGCCCGCCCTCCCCGCCGCGCTGAACGCCTGGCTGTCGGACATCATCGCCGCCCTGCCCGTAGCCTTCGGGCCGGAGCGCGATCCGGTGCTGGCCGCCGCGGCCTGTCGCCTGGCCGACCTCGGAGCCCGGCTGCATCCGGACCACCGGCTGGAACTGGTGTTCGACCAGGTCCTGCGCGCGCCGATCCCGGGCCAGACCCATGCCGAGCGGGTCTGGCTGGCCTGCGCCCTCAACGCCCGCTACGGCGGCAATGCCGCGACACCAGCCCCCGAAACGACCGATCGACTGCTGGGCGAGGAAGCCCGTGCGAGCGCGCGGGCCC is part of the Brevundimonas sp. AJA228-03 genome and harbors:
- a CDS encoding Ppx/GppA phosphatase family protein, with protein sequence MTDGFTAPREAAVIDIGSNSVRMVLYRLEGRAIWTVFNEKVLAGLGRDLSGTGRLSEAGVEMAMTTLRRFAAVLEGVRPAYTFVAATAAVREAEDGPDFCDRVAAETGLQVRVLTGEEEAHYSALGVMAGDPRAEGLAADMGGSSLELIRIGGGKVEPGVTLALGPFALADPKGFDAIRLRDMIAERLKPVSTRFSADGLHAVGGGWRSLAQLHMEMSGYPLRIVHQYAMSAEDARGVARFVAQQSRASLDRLPGVSRRRAETLPYAALVLEGLIDALSLKRVVFSAWGLREGLLYETLDHDEAPADPLIAGCAALGARQGISPALPAALNAWLSDIIAALPVAFGPERDPVLAAAACRLADLGARLHPDHRLELVFDQVLRAPIPGQTHAERVWLACALNARYGGNAATPAPETTDRLLGEEARASARALGLAMRLGCDLSGRSPQLLANASITVAGGQLKLTASDGYADVLLGEQTRRRARALAEAMGLKLEI